In Candidatus Schekmanbacteria bacterium, the following are encoded in one genomic region:
- the pheA gene encoding prephenate dehydratase codes for MKNKIEDLRKKIDAIDSKILRLLSERGKIARQIGNIKKKNNSRILVPHREEEILKRIEKENPGPFSSSVMKGIFKEIISATRSLEAPIVISCLGPEASFSHLASIKHFGKSSNVVPKLFLKDVFEDVEKGSASFGVVPIENSYEGTVNETLDLFLEFSLKITGEIFLKINHNLMNITGKAEDIKTIVSHPQPIAQCREWLTKNMPSVKIETVSSTSMAAKIASKDKTKGAIASKMASDIYNLKPVYEHIEDSVNNFTRFLILGKEINEKTGKDKTSIIFAVNDRAGALHDALSFFSENRISLTKIESRPSKKKPWEYIFYIDFLGHIENRAVKRALAKLEANCLFLNILGSYPKGSLD; via the coding sequence ATGAAAAACAAAATTGAGGATTTACGAAAAAAAATAGATGCTATTGATTCAAAAATTTTGAGACTTCTAAGTGAAAGAGGCAAAATTGCCAGACAAATAGGGAATATCAAGAAAAAAAACAACAGCAGGATTCTTGTTCCTCACCGTGAAGAGGAAATTTTGAAAAGAATTGAAAAAGAAAATCCGGGACCCTTTTCCTCGTCAGTGATGAAGGGAATCTTCAAAGAGATAATATCGGCAACCCGCTCTCTTGAAGCGCCTATCGTAATTTCCTGCTTAGGCCCGGAGGCATCCTTTTCCCATTTAGCAAGCATAAAGCATTTCGGCAAATCTTCCAATGTTGTTCCTAAACTTTTTTTAAAGGATGTCTTTGAAGATGTTGAGAAGGGGAGTGCTTCTTTTGGAGTTGTCCCGATTGAAAACTCCTATGAAGGAACGGTGAATGAAACTCTCGATCTTTTTCTCGAATTTTCGCTGAAAATTACCGGAGAGATTTTTTTGAAGATAAACCATAACTTAATGAATATTACAGGTAAAGCGGAAGATATAAAAACAATCGTTAGCCATCCCCAACCAATAGCGCAATGCAGGGAATGGCTAACAAAAAATATGCCCTCAGTCAAAATTGAAACGGTGTCAAGCACCTCTATGGCTGCAAAAATTGCTTCAAAGGATAAAACCAAGGGCGCCATTGCAAGTAAAATGGCTAGTGACATCTATAATCTAAAACCTGTTTATGAGCATATTGAAGATAGTGTCAATAATTTTACAAGGTTTCTAATTTTGGGAAAAGAAATCAATGAAAAAACAGGAAAGGATAAAACTTCGATTATTTTTGCAGTGAATGATAGGGCAGGGGCTTTGCATGATGCTCTTTCCTTTTTTTCAGAAAATCGAATAAGTTTGACAAAGATTGAATCGAGGCCATCGAAAAAAAAGCCATGGGAGTATATATTCTATATAGATTTCTTGGGACACATTGAGAATAGGGCTGTGAAGAGAGCGCTTGCAAAGCTCGAGGCAAATTGTCTTTTTCTCAATATTCTTGGGTCATATCCAAAGGGTTCTCTCGACTAA
- a CDS encoding site-2 protease family protein, whose translation MNLSYSIVSFMALLLSISVHECFHALSANYFGDDTAKRMGRMTINPIPHIDPIGTLILPLLILVSGSGFLIGWAKPVPVDIRNLKNPRKDNLWISFAGPLSNLMLAIIFAIIFKLFIHSVNSSSVLNNSKIIEPLMIFIYMSIRINVILAIFNMIPVFPLDGSGVLLGLLPPSKAIAYERLRPYGFIIIMALFFTNVLGMIITPLSNLIFSLIGVS comes from the coding sequence ATGAATCTTTCATATTCAATTGTAAGTTTTATGGCGCTTCTTCTTTCTATATCTGTCCATGAATGCTTCCATGCACTGAGCGCCAACTACTTTGGAGATGATACTGCAAAACGGATGGGAAGAATGACCATAAACCCTATTCCTCATATTGACCCAATAGGAACTTTAATCCTTCCTTTGCTCATTCTTGTTTCAGGAAGCGGATTTTTGATTGGTTGGGCAAAACCAGTACCCGTAGATATAAGAAATCTCAAAAACCCCAGAAAAGACAATTTGTGGATTTCCTTTGCAGGACCTTTGAGCAATCTTATGCTTGCCATAATCTTTGCCATTATATTCAAATTATTTATTCATTCAGTCAACTCGTCCAGTGTTTTAAATAATTCAAAAATAATAGAGCCATTGATGATTTTTATTTATATGAGTATCAGAATCAATGTGATACTTGCAATTTTCAATATGATTCCTGTCTTTCCTCTCGATGGAAGCGGTGTTCTTTTAGGACTTTTGCCGCCATCAAAAGCCATTGCCTATGAAAGACTCAGGCCTTATGGTTTTATAATAATTATGGCTCTATTCTTTACAAATGTGTTAGGTATGATTATTACACCACTGAGCAATTTAATTTTTTCACTTATTGGAGTCAGTTAA
- the trpS gene encoding tryptophan--tRNA ligase: MEKKMSKGKRRVLSGMRPTGNLHLGHYIGVLENWKKMQINDDCFYFVADWHALTTEYQDASNIRKYTDEMIIDWLAAGIDPEKATIFVQSDVLQHSELHLLLSMITPIPWLERVPSYKETKENLSNRDLSTYGFLGYPLLQTADILLYSADVVPVGIDQVPHIELAREIARRFNFIYGETVFIEPQPLLTSTPKLPGTDGRKMSKSFDNCIYLADSPEEIEKKIKTMVTDPQRVRRNDPGNPEVCPVYAYHKVFSKSEEVKKIEDSCKDASIGCVDCKKILFNNIEEFFVEYSEKRAKISSDREQISSIRKKGKERAYNEAEKMMEKVRNVMKLR, translated from the coding sequence ATGGAGAAAAAAATGAGCAAAGGGAAAAGAAGAGTATTAAGTGGAATGAGACCGACTGGAAATCTTCATTTAGGTCATTATATAGGAGTTTTGGAAAATTGGAAAAAGATGCAGATAAATGATGATTGTTTCTATTTCGTAGCAGATTGGCATGCCTTGACAACTGAATATCAGGATGCTTCAAATATAAGAAAATATACAGACGAAATGATTATCGATTGGCTTGCGGCAGGAATCGATCCTGAGAAAGCAACGATTTTTGTCCAATCGGATGTCCTTCAGCATTCTGAACTTCATCTCCTTTTATCAATGATAACTCCAATTCCATGGTTGGAAAGGGTCCCTTCTTATAAGGAGACAAAGGAAAATTTATCAAACAGAGACTTATCAACTTATGGTTTTCTTGGTTATCCCCTTTTGCAAACTGCAGATATTCTTTTGTATTCAGCAGATGTTGTTCCAGTAGGAATAGATCAAGTGCCTCATATTGAACTGGCAAGAGAAATTGCAAGAAGGTTTAATTTTATTTATGGGGAGACAGTTTTCATTGAACCTCAGCCGCTTCTAACTTCTACTCCAAAACTTCCCGGAACAGATGGAAGAAAAATGAGTAAAAGCTTCGATAACTGTATCTATCTTGCTGATTCGCCTGAGGAAATCGAGAAAAAGATAAAAACAATGGTAACAGACCCTCAACGCGTGAGAAGAAATGATCCCGGCAATCCAGAGGTATGTCCAGTCTATGCCTATCACAAAGTTTTCAGCAAAAGTGAGGAAGTCAAAAAAATTGAAGACTCCTGCAAAGATGCTTCTATAGGTTGTGTCGATTGCAAAAAAATTCTATTTAATAATATCGAAGAGTTTTTTGTTGAATATTCAGAGAAGCGGGCAAAAATTTCATCTGATAGAGAACAGATATCTTCTATTCGCAAAAAAGGGAAAGAGAGAGCATATAATGAAGCAGAAAAAATGATGGAAAAAGTGAGGAATGTTATGAAATTGAGGTAG